The stretch of DNA ACCTCGATGGCCTGGAAGTTCTCGGCCTGCTCGGGGAAGTCGACCGCGAAGCTGCGCACGGTCTCGCCGTTGACGCCGAGCTGCTGGGCGGCCAGCGCGGTCATCGCCGAGGAGTCCAGCCCGCCGGAGAGCAACGCGCAGCGCGGCACGTCGGCGACCAGTTGCCTGCCGATGATGTCGTCGAGCAGTTCGCGCACATGCGCGGCGGTGGCCTGCTCGTCGTCGGTGTGCTCGGAGACCTCCAGCCGCCAGTAGCACCGCTCGCGCAGCCCGTTGCGGTCGACCACGGCCAGGTGCCCGGGCTGCAGTTCGCGCATCCCTTGCCAGATGGCGAATCCGGGAGTCTTGGCCGAGGCGAAGATCTCCCGCATCCCGTCCGCGCCCACCACGGCCTCGGCCAGCGGGTTGGCCAGGATCGCCTTCGGCTCGGAGCCGAACAGCACGCCGTCGTCGGTCTCGTAGTAGTAGAACGGCTTGATGCCCATCCGGTCGCGGATCATCACGAGCTTTTCGGTCCGGGAGTCCCAGATCGCGAACGCGTACATCCCGTTGAGCCGGTCGGCCACCGCTTCGCCCCACTCGACGTAGCCGCGCAGCACGACTTCGGTGTCCGAGTCGGTGTCGAACCGGTGCCCGCGCTGGCGCAGCTCGGCGCGCAGTTCGGTGTAGTTGTAGGCCTCGCCGGAGTAGACCATCGCGACCGGTCCGTCCGGGGTGTCGACCTGCATCGGCTGGGTGCCGCCCGGCAGGTCGATCACCGCGAGCCTGCGGTGTCCCAGCGCGGCGTGGTGCGCGGTCCAGACGCCCTGATCATCCGGTCCGCGGCAGGACATGGTCTCGGTCATCTCTCGCAGAATCCGGTCCTGAGCTGTCATGTCCCGCTGGAAGGACACCCAACCCGTGATGCCGCACATGAGGCCACCTCTCCGCAATCTTTTATTTAGGCGAGCTAACTACACCTTGTTACGGCCTCGTTGCACGAGCAATACGGCTCCGGTGTGAGATCTCGGACACATCTTCGGCCCGCCTCGAATCAGCGGTGGCCGGGCGGTGCGGAAGTGTTCGCACCGCCCGGCCGGTCGGCGTCCGGGGAGGGAGTTCGGACGCCGGCTGGATGCCCCGCCGGTCGCTCGTGGTCGGGGGAGGCACGAGCGGGACCGGCGGGGCGCGGCCCACCGCAGGGGAGGCTTGCGGCGGCGGACCGGGTTTCGGGGCTATTCCGGGAGGATCAGAGTTCGGCGATCAGCGCGACGCAGGACGCGCACGTCGTGCGCTGCTCGTCATCGGACACGGGCCGGTCGAGCAACCGGTGCACGCGCCCGGAAATCGGGTGGCCGCAGATGCCGACCAGCACCGGGCCGATCGCATCGCGCGCCACGGCGTGCCAGGTCGAGGACCACTCGGAGCTGACCCACGCGATCACCCCGCTTCGAGCTGCGGCCATTCCCGCTCAGGCCGTTCCTGTGATCGCAGCGCCAACACCCGCGTGCACACCATGCACGGCATCCCCAGCAGGTCGGAGACCTCCTCGGCCTCCGCGGCAGGCAACCGCAACTCGCACAACGCCAGAAAATCCCCGCACGCCAACGGCATCGCGATGTGCACGACGCGCTGCCTCTCCCCCACCAGGCCCGCGCGGTAGCGGACGCGCCTTGGGTAGTCGGCGGAGACAGGAGCTTGCTCATCCATGTGCCACCTCTGATCAACGTCCTAACGAGATGCTGTTCGCACCCTGCAACCTCACTTGATGCATGCATCAAGGATTGCTGCATGCTGATCGTTGAGCAAGATCCACCTTCGAGTGACGACCTTGGATAGCTCGGTGACGACATACGATGTGGCGCATGGTCAGCAGCGCAGACACACCGCGAGCGCGTGCTCTCGGCGCCGAGCTCCGACAAGCACGCCAACGCAGCGGCATGACCACTCGGGAACTCGCCGAGTCGGTCGATCGCAGCAGCTCGCACGTATCGCGTTGGGAAAACGGAAAGCTGACGCCGAGCGAAACTGACACGGCAACGATACTCGCCGTCCTTGGAGTCAACGGCGCGGATCGTGAGCGAATGCTCGAATTGGCACGAGACGCTCTCGAACCGAACTGGGTTGCCCCCGGCACGGACAAACAGTTAGCGGCATTGACCGACTACGAACGAACCGCTACGACAATCATCAACGTGGAACCGCTGATGATTCCCGGACTGCTGCAGACCTATGACTACGCACGACACATCATCGCCGAGTTCGGAGCATCCGGTCGCAGCGAAGCCGACCAGCGCGCGCAGCTTCGAGTCGGGCGTCAGCACGTCCTTACCGGCAGCTCCCCGAAGCAGCTCATCGCGATCATAGGCGAGGCAGCATTGCGCTATCCGCCGTGCCCAGCCGAGGTAATGGCCGGACAGCTCCACGAACTGCAACGGTGGGGCGCACGGGACCACATCGACATTCGAGTTCTCCCGATCGATCGCCCGGCCGGTCCGGCCATGAGCGGTTCCTGGGCACTGATCGAGTTCGCTGATACCAGACCAGTGGTGCAGCTCGAACATTACGACACCTCCACGACCATCACCGACGTGAGAGCGGTCGGCCGCTACCGAAACGCCGCCGACATGCTCTGCGAAGTAGCAATGAATGCGATCGAGTCGGCTGAACTCATCGCAGAAATTTTAGGAGGCAAGGAGAAGTCATGCTGACGCAACACTCAGCAGGACACTGGCGCACGTCGAGCTACAGCGGCGGGAACAACTGCGTTGAGGTCAGCGGAGTCGCCGGTTGCGCCAGAGTGCGCGACACGAAAAACCGTTCCGCGGGCTACTTCACCATCAGCTCGCAGCAGTGGTCCAGCTTCGTCTCAGCGATCAAGATGGGCCGCTACGACATCTGCGCATGATCCGCAGCACGAGTGATCGGGATGGACGAAATGAACAGCGACCAGCATCCGACAGCATGGCGCAAGAGCAGTCGCAGTAGCGGCGGCGCGAGCAACTGCGTCGAGGTCGGCCGTATCTCCGGCGGCGCCGCCGTCCGCGACACCAAGGACCGCGCGGCAGGTCACTTCGCCGCCACTGCCGACCAGTGGGCCACCTTCCTCACCGTGATCAAGTCCGGGCGCTTCGAGGTGTGACCGACCACCCGTCCGGCGGTCCGCTGGCTGCCGCGGACGTCGCCGGAGTGCTCAGCAGCACGGACTCCGAGCGGATTTCCCTTGCCCTGCACGGAAGAATGCGCCCGGACGGTGCGGCACTGATCGCGTTGGAAGGCGCGCTGGCCGGCGCTCGACGGCTGGAGGATCGGACTTCGGCGGCGGCGGTGTTGCCGGCAGTGGCAGGGCAGCGGGACGTGCTCGAGCGACTGGCGGGCGCTGCGCGCGGTGTGCGGAGTGCGGCCGTCGGGCTGGTTTCGGAGATCTACCAGTACCTCGGTTGGCTGCACCTGCCACAGGACGACTTCGCGGGAGCTCTGCATCACCTGAAGCGGGCAGCGCTGCTCGCGCTGGAAGCCGATGACCCAGTGCGGTTGGCGACGGCTCTGAGCTTCCGGGCTTACGCGCACCAGCGTTCCGGTGACTCGCGGCAGGCCGCAACGCTGGCGACTGCTGCCGCACGGAACGAGCGGATCTACCCCGGTCTCCGGACGTACCTGCACTTCCAGCGCGCCGAAATCCTTGCGTGCCAAGGTGAGAGGCGGCAGGCGTCGCAGCTGCTGGTGCAGGCGGACCGGCTCGTGGCGCGGCTTCCGCAAGCCGACGAGCTGCCGGAGAGCGGCTATTGGTACGTGCCCGCGTTCTTCCTCGGCGAGCGCGCATTCGTACTGGACGCTCTCGGTGAAACGGCCGCGGCACACGAGTCCGCAACCGCGTGCCTATCCGAGCTACCCACCGAGTGGCGCGACACCGAATGGGCATCCGAACGCCGTGCACTGGCCGAGAAAGGCCCGCAACGGTGAAGCGGGGATCGAGGGATGGGGACCTTCGCCCCGCTAGATCGGACGAAGAGGTCCTTCACTCCGGAAAGGTGCGCGGAAGCGGCGACGGCCGCTCGGCTTGACTTGGAGTCTTGTCCAAGTCTTAGCTTCGCGGGGTGTTCAGCGAAGAGGAACTCGAGTATCTGACGGGGCAGTGGGTCGGGCGGTTGTCCACCAGCCAGCCGGACGGGACGTTGCAGGTGAATCCGGTGGGGTTCGGGGTCAACCGGGCGCTGGGGAGCATCGACATCGGCGGCTACGACATGAGCCGCAGCCGCAAGTACCGCAACGTGCTCGACAACGGGCGGGCCGCGTTCGTGGTGGACGACGTGTACTCGGTCGATCCGTGGCGGGTGCGCTTCCTGGAGATCCGGGGGCACGCCGAGGCGATCGGTGAGCCGGCCGACGCGCAGGACCAGGCCCGGTTCGGGCCGATCATCCGGGTGCACCCGGAACGCATCCTCAGCCTCGGGTTGCATCCCGGCGATCTCGACGATTCCCCGCACGCGGTCGGAATCCGCAGTCGCCGAGCCGGCTGAGCGCTTGTCCGAGCCGACGGTCGGGGTCGCTCTGGGGCTCGGTCCGGATCGACCATCCGGACGGAGTTCTCCAGTGCTTCGCCCGGCGACTCCTCCCACAGCTCGTAGCAGGACACCGGCCACACCGCGCTGATCGCGGGTCAGTCGAAGTCGACGTGCACCTGCACCTTGCCGTCCTCGTCACGGACCGCGAGGGCCTGACCGGTGCGCCGTTCACCCGCGGCTTCGAGAGTGATCGGGCTGCGCTGTCCCAGGAAATTGCGCCACCAGCGCTTCTGGTCCGGCAGCATCACGTCGATGGTGGCGCCGGATTCGGTGCGGCGGACGGCGACGACCAGTGCGACCTCGCGTCCCGAACGTCGCCCCCGGTAGGAAACGTTCACCATGCCCGTGCCGCCGACCTCCGAGGGCCACCGCGAAAACCTCCGCACGCACGGCGCGACGAGCTTGTTCAAATAACGACCCGCGACGGTAACGGCACTCATGCGGAACTCCTCCCCGTTCCGGCGACGGCGCACCCGCCTCGCCCTTCGGATCGACGGCCAACGGACATGCCGCGAGTCGATCCCTCGATCACCGACGATCTTGACCGAGCGTACTCGCCACGGCGGCACCGGCGCGTTCACTCGCGGGCCCGCGCGACCGCGCCGCTCACTCCGCGGGGGCGACGGTTCGCAGAAGCCGTCGAGCAACGAGGGACACGCACCGGCGCCACCGAAAGGAATCCCGGGAAGCACGTACCGGGCGGACGGTCCGCCCGCCCCGGATTCACGGGGTGAACGGACCGTTCGAGTGCTGCTGCCTCAGGCGATGATGCGGAGGGGGTCCTCCAGCAGAGCCGTCAGTTGCTGCAGGAAGGCCGCGCCGACGGCACCGTCGATGGCGCGGTGGTCCGCCGAGAGCGTCACTCGCAGGATCTTGCGGGCCACCACTTCCCCATCGACCAGTTGCAGCTCCTCCTTGGCGGCGCCGACCGCGAGGATCGCCGCCTCCGGCGGGTTGATCACCGCGGAGAACTGCTCGATGCCGAACATGCCCAGGTTCGAGATGGTGAACGTGCCGCCGGACATCTCGTCGAGCTTCAGCTTGCCCTCGCGAGCGCGCCCGGCCTTCTCGCGGCCCTCGGTGGCGATCTCCGAAACGCTCTTGCGGTCGGTGTCCCGGATGACCGGCACCACCAGACCGTCGTCGATCGCGACCGCCACGCCCAAGTGAATCCGCTTGTGCTGCAACAGCTTGTCGCCGCCGAAGGAGACGTTGACCGAGGGGTTCGCGCGCAGCGCGGTCGCCACCGCCTTGACCACCAGGTCGTTGAGGCTGACCTTCGGACCGCCCGCGGCCTGCAAGCGCTCGTTGAGGTTGCCGCGGAACGCCACCAGGTCGGTCACGTCGATCGCGCTGGTCAGGTAGAAGTGCGGGGCCTGCTGCTTGCTCTCGGCGAGCCGCTTGGCGGTGACCTTGCGGACGTTGCTCAGCGGCAGCTCCTCGACGTCCTCGCCAGCGCCGGAAACCGGGGCCGTCGCGGGCTGGGCGGGCGCGGCCGGAGCCGGAGCGGGCTCGGCCGCGGACCGAGCGGCAGCCGGTTCGGCGGCCGCGGCGTCGATGTCGGCGCGGATGATGCGCCCGCCCGGACCGGTTCCGGTGACCCCGGCCAAGTCCACACCGCGGTCCTTGGCCACCGCCTTCGCCAGTGGCGACGCCTTCGGTTTCGACGGCGCGCTGCCGTTCACGGGCTCCGGCGCAGCAGCAGGCGCAGGTTCCTCGGCAGGCGCCGACTCAACGGCAGGCGCTGCCGCATCCGCCGAAGCATCCGCAGGCGCACCGGCAGGCGCGGCAGGCTCAGCCGCCTCGGCGACCGCCCCGGACCCGTCCCCGACCAGCGCGATCGGCGTGCCGATCGGAACCGTCGTGCCCTCGCCGACGAGCACCTTCTCCAGCACCCCGTCGTCGTAGGCCTCCAGCTCCATGATCGCCTTGTCGGTCTCGATCTCGGCGACGACCTCGCCGCGCTTGATCTGATCGCCGACCTTCTTCTGCCAGCCGGCGATCACGCCTTCCTCCATCGTGTCGGACAGGCGCGGCATCTGGATCTCAGTCATCAGCAATTCCTCGGGAAGTCTCAGCGGCGAGCGCCGACGGCGTCCAAGGTTTCCCGGACGGCGGTGGTCAACGACTCGGCCGACGGCAACGCGGCCTTCTCCAGCGGCTTGGCGTAGGGCAGCGGCACCTCGGCGGCCGCCACCCGGCGCACCGGCGCGTCCAGGTAGTCGAACGCACCGTCCGAAATGGACGCGGCGATCTCCGCGCCGATGCCGTAGGTCAGCCAGTCGTCCTCGGCCACCACTGCGCACCCGGTCTTGCGCACCGAGTTCACCACGGTCTCCCGGTCCAGCGGGCGCAGGCTGCGCAGGTCCACGACCTCGGCGTCGATGCCTTCCTCGTCGTGCAGCTTCGCGGCCACCTGCCCGGCGATCCCGGCCATCCGGGAGTAGCCGATGATCGTCACGTCCGAGCCCTCGCGGGTCACCGCGGCCTTGCCGATCTCCGCGGGCGCGACGTCGTCCGGCACCTCTCCCTTGGTGTTGTACAGCGCCAGGTTCTCCAGGAACAGCACCGGATCGTCGTCCCGCAGCGACGCCAGCAGCAGCGCCTTCGCGTCCGCGGGCGTGCTCGGGGCGACGACCTTCAAGCCCGGCACGAACGCGTAGTACAACTCGATGTTCTGCGAGTGCGTCGCGCCCAGCTGCTGACCGCCGCCACCGGGCGTGCGCAGCACCATCGGCACGCTGGTCTGCCCGCCGAACATGCCGTAGATCTTGGCCGCGTGGTTGACGATCTGGTCCAGCGCGATCAGCGAGAAGTTGATCGTCATGAGCTCCACGACCGGGCGCAGCCCCAGCATCGCGGCACCGACCGCGGCGCCGACGAAGCCCTCCTCGGCGATCGGGGTGTCGCGCACCCGCTTCTCGCCGAACTCTTCCAGCAGCCCGGCGGTGATCTTGTAAGAGCCCTCGAAGACACCGATCTCCTCACCGATGAGGAACACGTCTTCGTCGCGGTGCATCTCGTCGCGCAGCGTGTCGTGCAACGCCTGGCGGTAAGTCATGACGGCCAAGGGAACTAACTCCTGAGACTTCGGATCCGCGCCTCGGCGGCACCCGGCGATCGAGCCGAGTGCCGCGCGGGAGCGGGTGGCGGGGTGTGCGGTGAGCGGCTCAGAACACCGGGTCGGCGGGCAGGCGCCGGGAATCGTTCGCCACCGGGGTGGCGTAGGTGTAGTCGAACAGCGTGGACACCTCGGGGTGCGGGCTGTCGTCGGCGAAGGCGACCGCGGCGTCGGCGTCGGCCTGCGCCTGCTTCTCGATCTCCGCGGCGGCGTCCTCGTCGAGCACGCCTGCATCGATCAGCTTCGCCCGGAAGTTCACCACCGGGTCGTTCGCGCGGGCCTGCTGCACCGAGTCCTCGCTGCGGTACTTGCCCGGGTCCACCACCGAGTGGCCCTTGAGCCGGTCGCTGACCGCCTCCAGCAGCGCGGGCGTGCCGGACTCGCGGGCCTGCTCGACCAGCTTCGTGGCCGCGTCGCGGACCTCGAGCACGTTGTTGCCGTCCACCCGCTCGCCGTGCATCCGGTAAGCCGCGGCGCGCTTGTACAGGTCCGACTCCGCCGAAGCCTTGTCCACCGTGGTGCCCATGCCCATGTGGTTGTTCACCACCACGAACACCACCGGGAGGTTCCACAGCGCGGCGATGTTCAGCGCCTCGTGGAACGCGCCGATGTTGGTGGTGCCATCGCCCATCTGGCACATCACGACCTGGTCGCCACCGCGGTAGTCGACGGCCATCGCGGCACCCGTGGCCAGCGGGATCTGCCCGCCGACGATGCCGTAGCCGCCGAGCAGCCCGGCGTCGGAGTCGAACATGTGCATCGAACCGCCCCAGCCCTTGGAAGTGCCGGTGCTGCGGCCGTAGAGCTCGGCCATCACCCGGCCCGGCTCGATGCCCTTGGCGATCGCGTAGCCGTGCTCGCGGTAGTTGGTGAACAGCAGGTCGGTCTTGCGCAGCGCCGACATCAGGCCGACGACGGTGGCCTCCTCACCCAGGTTTAGGTGGCAGTAGCCGCCGATCTTGGCCTGGGTGTAGCCCTGCGCGGCGCGCTCCTCGAAGCGGCGGATCAGCGTCATCTGCTGGAAGTAGCCGCGCAGCAGCTCGTGCGACTCCCCGCCGAACGGGCCGCTCTTGGCGGCGCGTGCGGGCGTGCGGCCGGACTTGGTGCGGGTCGCGGGCTTGCTGCGGGTCGCGGTCTGCGCCATCACGGAACCCTTTCGAAAATCGTGCGGGACTGGAGCCGGACTAGGGCGTTGTAAGCGGCGGAAGCCGCTCGCGGTGCGGGACTCGGGCCGTCCTTAGCGCTTCTTCGGCGGAGCCGTGTGGACCGGCAAACCGAGGGCGGACATCGCCGCCTCCATGCCGACCTCGCCGAGCGTCGGGTGCGCGTGGACGGTTTCGGCGAGCTCGTCGAGCGTCGCCTCCAGCGTCATCGCCAGCGCGCCCTCGGTGATCAGGTCGCTGGCCGACGGGCCGAACACGTGCACGCCCAGCACCTCGCCGTACTGCTTGCCCGCGACGACCTTCATGAAGCCCTCGGTGTCGCCGTAGGTCTGCGCGCGGCCCAGCGCGGCGAACGGGAACTTCGCGGCGACGACCTCGTGCCCCGCTTCAGCGGCCTGCGCCTCGGTGAGCCCGACGCTGGCGATCTCGGGGTGGGTGAACGTCGCGGCCGGGATGACGTCGTAGTCGATGTGCGACTCGTGGCCCGCGATCGTCTCGGCGGCCACGATCCCCTGGTGCGAGGCGACGTGCGCGAGCAGCGCCTTGCCGGTGACGTCGCCGATCGCGTGCACGTGCTCGACGCTGGTGCGCAGCTTGTCGTCGACCTGCACGAACCCGCGCGGGTCCAGCGCCACACCGGCGCGGTCCAAGTCCAGCGCGGCGGTGTTCGGCTTGCGGCCGACGCCGAACAGCACGACGTCGGCTTCGATCTCCTGGGGCTTGGCGCCGTCCACGGTGACCTTCAGCGCGGAGTTCTTGCCGCGCCCGGAACGTTCGATCTTCGAGACGGTGGCGCCGGTGAGCACGTTGATGCCGCGCTTGCCGAACGAGCGGCCCAGCGCCTTGCCGACCTCGGCGTCCTCGGCCGGGACCAGCGTGGACTGCATCTCGACGATGCTGACCTCGCTGCCCAGCGAGCCGAACAGGCTGGCCCACTCCGCACCGACCGCGCTGCCGCCGATGACCAGCAGCCGCCCGGGAACCTCGGTCAGGCCGAACGCGCCGTCCGAGGTGATCACGCCGGGCAGGTCGGCGCCGGGCAGCGGCAGCTGCACCGGGACCGAACCGGTCGCGATGATCACGTCCTTCGCGCGGACCTGGTCGATGGGCGCATCGCCGACCGGGTCGGCGGCGTAGCGGGGTCCGTTCGCGCCGAGCTCGGACTCACCGGTGGCGTAGACGTCCACGGTGGTCGGGCCGGTGAACCGGGCGTGCCCGATGAGCACGCTGACGCCGTTGGCCTTGAGCAGGCCCGCGACCCCGTCGGTCAGCCCCTTGACCACGCTGTCCTTGCGGCGGCTGACGGTGTCGTAGTCCAGCGCGACGTTCTCGGCGCGCACGCCGTACTCGGCGGCGTGCAGGACGGTCTCGTAGACCTCGGCGGAGCGCAGCATCGCCTTGGTGGGGATGCAGCCCCAGTTCAGGCACACCCCGCCGGGCTTCTCCTTCTCCACCACGGCCACGGACAGGCCGCGCTGCGCGGCCCGGATCGCGGCGACGTACCCGCCGGGGCCGCCGCCCACCACAAGGAGGTCGTATTCCTGCACTTCGCTGTGCTCCTTCGAGCCGCACGGACCAGCGCGGAGCCCGTCTCGATGCAGGTGCTTCGCCGCTGGGTGAATCCCGGATGTTGCACCGCGAGTCTCGTGAGCGCGGACACTCGCGCGCCATGCTCGACCGCCCAGACTTCGGCACCGGCCGATGTGCACAGCGCACATTTCGGCCCGGTTTGATCACGCAAGGTCGCGATTCGGCACCGACGGTGACGATCAGGGTGGTTCACGGCGGAGAAATCAGAAAGTCAACACCGATAGCGGAAAAACGCCAAAAGTTGCCCCGGAGGCTCAGTCGCGGAGCCCATCCCGCAGGTGTAGTGCCGACAACGCCAGCGACAGCGACACGTACGCCGCCCGCCCGTGCAGCGGCCGGTCGATCAGCGCGCCGATCCGGTGCAGCCGGTTGAGCACCGTGTTGCGGTGGCAGTGCAGCCGCACCGCGGCGTTGGCCGTCGAGCAGTTCTCCTCCAGCCACGCCGACAGCGTCTCCAGCAGCATGTCGCGCTCCTTGACCGGCAGCTCCAGCACCGGCCCCAGCTGCGAATCCAGCAGCCGCTGCGCCAGGTCGGGCGACTGCACCAGCAGCGCCTCCGGGTAGCGCTGCTCCAGCGACACCAGCTGCGGCGTGTTGTAAGAGGCGGTGCCCAGCGCGGTGAGCGCGAGCTGGTGCGCCAGGCCCACCTCGGCCAGGCCTTTCACCGGCGGTGACGCCGCCACCCGGCCGCGGGCCAGCGGGCGCAGCACCTCCAGCGCACCCGGTTCAGCGCGCTGCTCCAGGGCGACGAGCCCGACGAGTGTGTCCGCGCGCACTTGCCACACCGAGCGGATGTGCACACCGCCCAACGCTTCGCTCTGCCCGGCCAGCGCGAAGCTGCCATCGGCGCGCATCTCGGCGACCACCACCAGGTAGCGGCCGCCGGTCGGCAGGTCGAGTTCCTTCGCGGTGCGTTGCGCGAACGCGGTGTCCCGCGCGCGGCCGCTGAGCAGGTCCTCCACCAGGGCGTGCCTGCGCTGGTCGTCGCGGCGCAACCGCTCCAGCTCGGTGTTGCGGTAGGAGGTCGACAGCGTCGAGGACAAGCCGTCGATCACCGTCCACATCGAGGTGGCCGCGCCCAGCACCACGTCCGGGTCGGCGCGGTCGGCGTGCGCCTGCTCGACCAGCGCCTCCCACACGATGCGCCCGCCGAGCCGGAAGGTGCGCAGCATGACCTCCAGCGGCACGCCCTGCTCGGCGCGGCGGCGCCCGATCGCGGCGGCGACGTCGTCGCCGTCCGGGCCGCCGACCTCGCCGCTGAGAATCTGCAGCACCCGCTCCAGGTAGCGCTTGCAGCCGTCGTAGAGGTCCTCCCGCGGGACCGGGCGGTAGTCGGTCCACTCCGGGTTGTCGGTGAAGATCGCCCCCATCAACCGCCGGGCGAGCCGCTCGGCATCCCCGAGCCGGGCCGCGGCGAGCGAATGCGTGATCGCCGCGACGTGCCCCGGATCGGGCAGCGGGCGGGCGGGATCTGCGGCCACGCCCTGCGACGATACCCGCGCGCGACGATCGACGTCCGCGCCGCTTCGCCGGCTCCGCGGGCCGGCTGCCGCGGCCGGGTTCGGCACCGGCCGGTCCGGTCGGGCCCACCTGGTATCAAGTTCGCGGTGACCGGTGCCACACGACCACCGGTCATGCACGGTGAACGGCCTGGCCGCCAGAACCCGGCCCCGAGCAACCGGCCCCAGGAAATCAGCCGACGCGGCGGTCGGCGCAGGCGACGATCGAGAAAGCGAATGCCCCCAGCGCCCCACAGAGCACCCCGCCCGCAGCTGTCCGACGAAGTGGCCGTCCGGATCCGCGACCGGATCATGACGGGCAAGCTGCGCCGCGGCCAGCACCTGCCCCTGGAGCGCCTCGCGGAGGAGATCGGGGTCAGCGTGACCCCCGTGCGGGAGGCGCTGCTGGCGTTGCGCGGCGAAGGGTTCGTCGAGCTCGAACCTCGCCGCGGCTTCACCGTCGTGCCGCTGAATCGGCAGGACGTGGCCGACGCCAACCGGTTGCGGGCCGGGCTGGCGGGCGAGCTGGCCGCCCGCACCGCCGAGCGGATCAGCATCGCGCAGCTGGACGCGCTGGAGGCGGTGCAGGCGGAGCTGGAGCACGCCACCCGCTTCGGCATCGGCGACGCGGTGCAGCTCGACCAGCGGTTCCACACCGCGATCCACGACGTCGCGGAGTCCGCCAAGCTGGACTGGTTCCTGCGGCTGGCGTCCCGCTACGTGCCGCAGCGGATCGGCGCGGCCACGCCCGGACTGACCGAGCTGACCGAATCCGAGCACCGCGAGATCCTGCGCGCCTTGCGCAACCGGGACGCCGAAGCCGCGCGGTGGGCGATGCACGAGCACGCGATCAACACCGGGCGGGCGCTGCTTCGCTACCTCGACGAGCAGGAAATCTGGGATCAATGACCGAATCGTCGCGTTCGGTCGCGACCGGCGGCAGGGCTTTCGGCCGGGCTCACCCACACCGGTGGCATCGGAGCCCGAAAACCAAGATTGCGACCGCGTAACGTATCGTCGCCTGCGGACGACAGTCCTGGTGGCGGTCGGGTTCGCAGCAGTGTCCCCGGCGGTTCGTCCGGTTCCCCGAAGTACTTCCGGTCCCTCATCGGCTCGCCGGGCCGACGGGCGCGCCCGGAGCACGAGCAGACCGGTCGGCCGCCAAAGCATTGATCGGTTCCGGCCCGCCGCGTGGCAACCATTTCCCTCCTCCCAAGAAAAGCGGGGCGCGAATCATGCAGAGCAGCAGCCGCACTTTCGTGTCGGTTGTCGGAACGGTGCTGATGGTCGTGACGACCGTTCTCCTGGCCGCATGGTCCCAACCTCAGCCCGCTGCCGGGCCGCCGGCGAACGCGGCGGTCAGCGTCGTGCGATGAGTGGGAACGGCGGTGCGCCGGCGACGATCAGTCCTCCCGGACGACGCTCGTCGCCGGCTTGTCCTCGCGCAGCCCGGTGAACCTCGGGTGCCGCAACCGCCCGTCCGCGGTCCATTCGGAGAAACCGATCTCCGCGACCATTTCCGGCGCCACCCAATGCACCTCCCGTTCCCCGATCCGATCGGCGAACGGTGATTCGGACTTCTCCAGCCTTTCCATTCGAGCCCGCAGATCGCGCAAGGTCTTCTCGTCGTATCCGGTCCCGACCTTGCCCGCGTAGCGCAGCTCGTCGCCTTGGAAATAGCCGACCAGCAGCGCGCCGAACCCGTGGCGCGCGCCTTTCGGCTCGGTGAAGCCGCCGATGACGAACTCCTGCCCGGAGACGCACTTGAACTTCAGCCAGTCCCGGGAACGGCCGCCCCGGTAGGGCCGGTCCGCGCGTTTGGCGATCAGCCCCTCCCAGCCGCGTTCGCACGCCTGCCGGAAGAACTCCTCCCCGTCGCCGCGGCGGTGCTCGCTGTAGCGCAGCGGGTCGTCG from Saccharopolyspora sp. SCSIO 74807 encodes:
- a CDS encoding alpha-ketoacid dehydrogenase subunit beta; protein product: MTYRQALHDTLRDEMHRDEDVFLIGEEIGVFEGSYKITAGLLEEFGEKRVRDTPIAEEGFVGAAVGAAMLGLRPVVELMTINFSLIALDQIVNHAAKIYGMFGGQTSVPMVLRTPGGGGQQLGATHSQNIELYYAFVPGLKVVAPSTPADAKALLLASLRDDDPVLFLENLALYNTKGEVPDDVAPAEIGKAAVTREGSDVTIIGYSRMAGIAGQVAAKLHDEEGIDAEVVDLRSLRPLDRETVVNSVRKTGCAVVAEDDWLTYGIGAEIAASISDGAFDYLDAPVRRVAAAEVPLPYAKPLEKAALPSAESLTTAVRETLDAVGARR
- the pdhA gene encoding pyruvate dehydrogenase (acetyl-transferring) E1 component subunit alpha yields the protein MAQTATRSKPATRTKSGRTPARAAKSGPFGGESHELLRGYFQQMTLIRRFEERAAQGYTQAKIGGYCHLNLGEEATVVGLMSALRKTDLLFTNYREHGYAIAKGIEPGRVMAELYGRSTGTSKGWGGSMHMFDSDAGLLGGYGIVGGQIPLATGAAMAVDYRGGDQVVMCQMGDGTTNIGAFHEALNIAALWNLPVVFVVVNNHMGMGTTVDKASAESDLYKRAAAYRMHGERVDGNNVLEVRDAATKLVEQARESGTPALLEAVSDRLKGHSVVDPGKYRSEDSVQQARANDPVVNFRAKLIDAGVLDEDAAAEIEKQAQADADAAVAFADDSPHPEVSTLFDYTYATPVANDSRRLPADPVF
- the lpdA gene encoding dihydrolipoyl dehydrogenase gives rise to the protein MQEYDLLVVGGGPGGYVAAIRAAQRGLSVAVVEKEKPGGVCLNWGCIPTKAMLRSAEVYETVLHAAEYGVRAENVALDYDTVSRRKDSVVKGLTDGVAGLLKANGVSVLIGHARFTGPTTVDVYATGESELGANGPRYAADPVGDAPIDQVRAKDVIIATGSVPVQLPLPGADLPGVITSDGAFGLTEVPGRLLVIGGSAVGAEWASLFGSLGSEVSIVEMQSTLVPAEDAEVGKALGRSFGKRGINVLTGATVSKIERSGRGKNSALKVTVDGAKPQEIEADVVLFGVGRKPNTAALDLDRAGVALDPRGFVQVDDKLRTSVEHVHAIGDVTGKALLAHVASHQGIVAAETIAGHESHIDYDVIPAATFTHPEIASVGLTEAQAAEAGHEVVAAKFPFAALGRAQTYGDTEGFMKVVAGKQYGEVLGVHVFGPSASDLITEGALAMTLEATLDELAETVHAHPTLGEVGMEAAMSALGLPVHTAPPKKR
- a CDS encoding helix-turn-helix domain-containing protein: MAADPARPLPDPGHVAAITHSLAAARLGDAERLARRLMGAIFTDNPEWTDYRPVPREDLYDGCKRYLERVLQILSGEVGGPDGDDVAAAIGRRRAEQGVPLEVMLRTFRLGGRIVWEALVEQAHADRADPDVVLGAATSMWTVIDGLSSTLSTSYRNTELERLRRDDQRRHALVEDLLSGRARDTAFAQRTAKELDLPTGGRYLVVVAEMRADGSFALAGQSEALGGVHIRSVWQVRADTLVGLVALEQRAEPGALEVLRPLARGRVAASPPVKGLAEVGLAHQLALTALGTASYNTPQLVSLEQRYPEALLVQSPDLAQRLLDSQLGPVLELPVKERDMLLETLSAWLEENCSTANAAVRLHCHRNTVLNRLHRIGALIDRPLHGRAAYVSLSLALSALHLRDGLRD
- a CDS encoding GntR family transcriptional regulator, whose protein sequence is MPPAPHRAPRPQLSDEVAVRIRDRIMTGKLRRGQHLPLERLAEEIGVSVTPVREALLALRGEGFVELEPRRGFTVVPLNRQDVADANRLRAGLAGELAARTAERISIAQLDALEAVQAELEHATRFGIGDAVQLDQRFHTAIHDVAESAKLDWFLRLASRYVPQRIGAATPGLTELTESEHREILRALRNRDAEAARWAMHEHAINTGRALLRYLDEQEIWDQ